Proteins encoded by one window of Akkermansia muciniphila ATCC BAA-835:
- the prmC gene encoding peptide chain release factor N(5)-glutamine methyltransferase — MKTLLEVLQAGTDYLARQGCDEARATMQHLLAHVLHCNRTALYSQFDRPVEEAELAPLRELLKRRAAGEPLQHLLGVTEFFRRDFLTDARALIPRPETEELVEMVLKKIPDHPVRILDMGTGSGVIGVTLALELKERAGEVVLADISPQALDLALENAMRLGARVSTIQTNLFANISQEKTDPHAEDADSAPEGKKGENGRNMLFDVIVANLPYIAEGEKLAPEVMKDPHTALFGGPKGWEIIERFLARARDYLNEDGFVALEIGYDQASVVTQIMDGYGYNYIEVLKDMSGVSRFPFGYR, encoded by the coding sequence ATGAAAACTTTACTGGAAGTCCTTCAGGCCGGCACGGATTATCTGGCCCGCCAGGGGTGCGACGAGGCACGCGCCACCATGCAGCATTTGCTGGCCCATGTCCTGCACTGCAACCGCACGGCTCTTTACTCCCAGTTTGACAGGCCCGTGGAAGAAGCGGAGCTGGCACCCCTGCGCGAACTGCTGAAACGCAGGGCAGCGGGAGAACCGCTGCAGCATCTGCTGGGGGTCACGGAATTTTTCCGGAGAGATTTCCTGACGGATGCCCGCGCCCTGATTCCCCGCCCGGAAACCGAGGAACTGGTGGAAATGGTGTTAAAGAAAATCCCGGACCATCCGGTACGCATCCTGGACATGGGCACGGGCTCCGGCGTTATCGGCGTCACGCTGGCGCTGGAACTCAAGGAGCGCGCCGGAGAAGTCGTGCTGGCGGACATTTCCCCGCAGGCTCTGGATCTGGCCCTGGAAAATGCCATGCGGCTGGGAGCCAGAGTCTCCACCATCCAGACGAATCTGTTCGCCAACATTTCCCAGGAAAAAACGGATCCGCATGCGGAGGATGCCGATTCTGCTCCGGAGGGAAAAAAAGGGGAAAACGGGCGGAACATGCTCTTTGACGTTATCGTGGCCAATCTGCCATACATTGCAGAGGGGGAAAAACTTGCCCCGGAAGTCATGAAAGACCCCCATACAGCCCTGTTCGGAGGCCCTAAAGGCTGGGAAATCATTGAACGCTTTCTGGCCCGCGCCAGGGATTACCTGAACGAAGACGGCTTTGTAGCCCTGGAAATCGGGTACGACCAGGCATCCGTCGTAACGCAAATCATGGATGGATACGGCTACAATTACATTGAAGTTCTGAAGGACATGAGCGGCGTCTCCCGTTTCCCCTTCGGCTATCGTTAA
- the priA gene encoding replication restart helicase PriA, translating to MQAARILVDGQSDLVLDYGIPPEAGDVKPGCRVQVPLRNRTATGTVLTLSEPAPAWKDRLKPILKLIDPEPLISPVMMNLASWAADYYSVALDQMIRCLLPETVRQENTAEKMRKMVYLEKTPAREELDALYRKAPRQAQMLDYFSSAKQQSAPLAAFGAGALNVARSLEAKGFISLKEEAVHRDPSTGEQFVPTQPMKLNSQQQKALEEITAMCAAERKKPVLLQGVTGSGKTEVYLQAVSQIVKSGKSALIMVPEISLTPQTVQRFKSRFAELPSSVAVLHSLLSDGERFDEWHAIRSGKARIVIGPRSAVFAPLQNLGLVIVDEEHDASYKQESSPRYHGRDLAVLRAHLENCAVLLGSATPSLESIHNALIGKYSLVKLTERADGQQLPLIRILDMKTEGRNKSGPNVISERLRMSIDRRLDKGEQVILLLNRRGFARSIQCPDCGHVVTCLHCSLPLTYHRTEDRLMCHLCGFKALPPRSCPECRSANILLQGYGTQKVEELLRRTFPAARITRVDADVARRKNAVRTILNQFRAHKIDILLGTQMIAKGLDFPNVTLVGVLNADLGLHIPDPRAGERTFQLLTQVAGRAGRGDLSGEVIIQTFTPQSPSLQYARHHDTDGFAAQELEMRRTFDLPPFTHIAVLTIRSQHESMAEFATQTLAARLRGMLPPPATMTDPMPAPIPRAHGQFRFQITVKGPSARILSRTLRKLVQEAGLGEDLTAVIDVDAMSFM from the coding sequence ATGCAGGCGGCGCGCATTCTGGTTGACGGACAAAGCGATCTGGTACTGGATTACGGTATTCCTCCGGAAGCGGGAGACGTCAAGCCGGGCTGCCGCGTACAGGTGCCCCTGCGCAACAGAACGGCTACCGGAACCGTGCTTACGCTGTCAGAACCGGCCCCGGCCTGGAAGGACAGGCTCAAGCCCATTCTGAAACTGATCGATCCGGAGCCCCTGATTTCCCCGGTGATGATGAATCTGGCCTCATGGGCGGCGGACTATTACTCCGTGGCTCTGGATCAGATGATCCGGTGTCTGCTCCCGGAAACCGTTCGTCAGGAAAATACGGCGGAAAAAATGCGCAAAATGGTGTATCTGGAAAAAACTCCGGCACGGGAGGAACTGGACGCCCTGTACCGCAAAGCACCCCGGCAGGCCCAAATGCTGGATTATTTCTCATCCGCGAAACAACAGTCCGCCCCCCTGGCGGCATTCGGCGCCGGAGCCCTGAACGTTGCCCGCAGCCTGGAAGCCAAAGGCTTCATCTCCCTGAAAGAAGAGGCCGTGCACCGGGACCCCAGCACCGGGGAGCAATTCGTCCCCACCCAGCCCATGAAGCTGAACAGCCAGCAGCAGAAAGCGCTGGAAGAAATCACGGCCATGTGCGCGGCAGAGCGCAAAAAACCGGTCCTGCTGCAAGGAGTTACCGGTTCCGGCAAGACGGAGGTTTACTTACAGGCCGTTTCCCAAATAGTAAAATCCGGAAAATCCGCCCTGATCATGGTGCCGGAAATTTCCCTGACGCCCCAGACGGTTCAGCGTTTCAAATCCCGTTTCGCAGAACTGCCTTCCTCCGTGGCAGTGCTGCACAGCCTCCTCTCGGACGGGGAGCGCTTTGACGAATGGCATGCCATCCGTTCCGGAAAAGCCCGCATCGTCATCGGTCCCCGTTCCGCCGTCTTCGCCCCCCTCCAAAATCTGGGCCTGGTGATTGTGGATGAAGAACACGACGCCTCTTACAAACAGGAAAGCTCCCCCCGCTACCACGGGCGGGATCTGGCCGTGCTGCGCGCCCATCTGGAAAATTGCGCCGTGCTTCTTGGCTCTGCCACTCCCTCCCTGGAAAGCATCCATAACGCCCTGATTGGAAAATATTCCCTGGTAAAACTGACGGAAAGGGCGGACGGCCAGCAGCTCCCGCTCATTCGCATCCTGGACATGAAAACGGAAGGAAGGAACAAATCCGGTCCCAACGTTATCTCCGAACGCCTCAGGATGTCCATTGACCGGCGTCTCGACAAGGGGGAACAGGTCATCCTGCTGCTCAACAGGCGCGGATTCGCACGCTCCATCCAATGCCCGGACTGCGGCCACGTAGTCACGTGCCTGCACTGCTCCCTGCCCCTGACCTACCACCGTACGGAAGACCGCCTCATGTGCCACCTGTGCGGATTCAAAGCCCTCCCGCCCCGTTCCTGCCCGGAATGCCGGTCCGCCAACATCCTGCTCCAGGGGTACGGAACCCAGAAAGTGGAGGAACTCCTGCGCCGCACCTTCCCTGCGGCGCGCATCACGCGCGTGGATGCGGACGTGGCCCGGCGGAAAAACGCCGTCCGGACCATTCTGAACCAGTTTCGCGCCCATAAGATAGATATTCTCCTGGGCACCCAAATGATCGCCAAAGGTTTGGATTTTCCCAACGTGACGCTGGTAGGCGTACTGAACGCGGACCTGGGGCTCCACATCCCGGATCCCCGTGCAGGGGAACGCACTTTCCAGCTCCTGACGCAGGTAGCGGGCCGCGCCGGCCGCGGCGATCTTTCCGGAGAAGTCATTATCCAGACTTTTACGCCCCAGTCCCCCTCCCTGCAATACGCCCGGCACCATGACACGGACGGCTTTGCAGCCCAGGAACTGGAAATGCGGCGTACTTTCGACCTCCCCCCCTTCACCCATATCGCCGTCTTGACCATACGTTCCCAGCATGAAAGCATGGCGGAATTCGCCACGCAAACCCTCGCGGCCCGCCTGCGCGGCATGCTCCCCCCTCCCGCCACGATGACCGACCCCATGCCTGCCCCCATCCCCCGTGCGCACGGACAGTTCAGATTCCAGATTACGGTCAAGGGGCCATCCGCCCGCATCCTCTCCCGCACTCTCCGGAAACTGGTGCAGGAAGCCGGCCTGGGGGAAGACTTGACGGCTGTCATTGATGTGGATGCCATGTCATTCATGTAA
- the dapF gene encoding diaminopimelate epimerase, with the protein MLLHFYKMTGAGNDFVMVDNRDLSLSSVLDRETIEALCDRRFGIGADGLIAVEPSQGKGGIVRMRYYNADGGEAEMCGNGARCFGNFAAALLHHDKTAPLPFETMAGVVTATFEKDGNVTVNLTNPHSMQLFVLNADPTVGADVHFLNTGVPHAVAFLDKLEGLDISRLGAYLRYHEAFSPKGTNANFARILSPGHIAIRTYERGVEDETLACGTGMTACALLHAVLTDAPSPIQVDVAGGDTLKVGFQRTGDRFTDVTLTGPADLVFTGDIQI; encoded by the coding sequence ATGCTGCTTCACTTCTACAAGATGACGGGTGCCGGCAACGACTTTGTCATGGTGGACAATCGTGACCTGAGCCTCTCCTCCGTGCTGGACAGAGAAACCATAGAAGCCCTGTGTGACCGCCGCTTCGGCATTGGGGCTGACGGGTTGATCGCCGTGGAACCTTCCCAGGGCAAGGGGGGAATTGTTCGTATGCGTTATTACAATGCGGACGGCGGAGAAGCGGAAATGTGCGGCAATGGCGCCCGCTGCTTCGGCAACTTTGCCGCCGCCCTGCTTCATCACGACAAGACAGCCCCCCTTCCTTTTGAAACCATGGCCGGCGTCGTCACCGCAACCTTTGAAAAAGACGGCAACGTCACCGTAAACCTGACCAATCCCCACTCCATGCAGCTCTTCGTGCTGAATGCCGATCCGACTGTGGGGGCAGATGTCCATTTCCTGAACACGGGCGTCCCCCATGCCGTTGCGTTTCTGGACAAGCTGGAGGGCCTGGACATTTCCAGGCTGGGAGCCTATCTGCGTTACCATGAGGCCTTTTCACCCAAAGGCACCAATGCCAACTTCGCCAGAATCCTGTCTCCGGGGCACATTGCCATACGTACTTACGAACGCGGCGTAGAGGATGAAACGCTTGCCTGCGGAACGGGAATGACCGCCTGTGCGCTGCTGCATGCCGTATTGACGGACGCCCCCTCCCCCATTCAGGTGGACGTGGCGGGCGGAGACACGCTTAAAGTCGGATTCCAACGCACAGGGGACCGTTTCACTGACGTCACGCTGACCGGACCGGCAGACCTTGTGTTCACCGGAGACATTCAGATCTAA